In the Zingiber officinale cultivar Zhangliang chromosome 5A, Zo_v1.1, whole genome shotgun sequence genome, atatgtattgcacaggtgtcaggaGTATGTTGTTGACACGGTGAGTTTACAGATCATGGTATCATGGTATTGATTCTTTTCGGGTATGcacatttatgttatgtgcattTGTTATGTCAGGTATATTCATGTACTGTTATTGTACCAGATAGGGTTAGATGTATTATATTTGGACAGCAtggtcttatttttttttatggagACTGTATTCTTGATTCCTACTTTATTATGTAAACCATGCTTTATTCTGTtcattacccgctgagttacctgtaCTCATCACCCCGTCTATACCATTTTGATTTTCAGGTAGTAGATAGATGATATGGAGATGCTTGGAGTATATTGTCAGCCGGTCCCATTTCCCGTGTCATATCCGAGGGATGAGTTTTGGTTTTGTTTCTCCTTACCCACATTTCGTATTCGTTGTATTTTGAGTACTGATTATCTTTTTGATACTTGTACTACGGACTTCATATCTGTGGTGTTATGTGGACTTTACATTTGCGGATTTCCTCTTCATTTTTTTCGTTGTGTTTTTGATCTAGCCGGGTAGGCTGTGaatattaactgtgtggttgttgaTTACTTTTGtgtatatatgttccagccgcatgtgactgatgtatatttGTTGTATGTATGCTTTAGAtcgtcaccgatacaggggagatgctgtcgaaatttttcggtagggactccccagggggcgtgacaatttttggtatcagagcaggtacacgatacttgctatgtgttttggattttcgagatttatctgataccaatttttggtatcagagcaggtttgcgATGCCTGCTTTTTGTGTGTTGGATTTATGGGGTTTTTCGAGTTTTTTTTTTCGAGGTCTACGAGGCTTACGTGGTTTATACTTGGAATTTGTATTTTTCCTCGATATGACTTTTCGGatattgggaccaggcagcagcaagATATCTCCAGGCAATAGGATATAAGTTACTTTACTGTTATATTTTAATTCTATAGCCTTACCTTGTCGTTGGTATCAGGGATGAAGCGTGGAGAGACAACCCCTAGTCGGCGTCGTGGTCCGAGCGGTCACGAAAGCAACCTAATGAGTCAGTAGAGTCTGAGCCAGTGGAGCAGGATGCAGATTCTTTCAGGGGTCCTATAGAGGTTAAGATTGATAGTCGTAGACAGACCCCCCAAGTTCCCATGAGAGATCAGGGTTTTCAGCCTCAAGTAGTTTCTCCTATACTACCATCAGTAGTCCCTGCTCCTGCCACTACTCCTTGGGTAAGGGATAGAGCACGTATCCCACTATTGGCTCGGTCAGTAAAGGACCGATTTACTTTATTCCATGGAGTTCCCGACCCTAGTATTGCTCGTTCTTGGTTGGGAAATGTGGAGGATACTTTCGAGTATTTGTCGTGTACCGAAGAAGAAAAAGCCGAACTAGCTGCATACCACCTCCGAGATCAGGCTGATACTTGGTGGAAGATGCAGAAGACACTTTTTGGAGACCAGAGTATCACCTGGACTTTATTCCGAGATGCATTCGAGAGACAATATTTCCCATCTCCTTTTTGTATGGCCCGTCGACAGGAATTCTTACATCTGAAGCAGGGTGATCGGACTGTGATGGAGTATGATGCGGAATTTAACCGATTAGCTGAGTATTGCCCTCATATAATTGCCCAGGAGAGCGAGCGGTTAGATCAGTTCACTCAGGGTCTTGCAGCTTATATCCGTATCAGGATGTCTGGCTTTACTCCTAGTACGTACCGGGAGGCGTTAGATAGAGCTTTGATGATTGAGATGACACAACAACAAGTTTCCCTGGAAAAAGGAAAGGATAAGCAAAAGGTTCAGGGTACGACTCCAAATCAGAAACAACAGAACCAAGGTCAAAAGAAACTGAAGAAATGGCATGGATCCTAGGCTACTTCGGGGGAGTCCTATCGATCATCGAAGACGGGACGATCATCTGCTGGTTCTTCTAGACCTCCTCAGAAGGATTCTTCTGGTGAACCTAGATGTTTTAGATGTGGTGTTGATGGCCACGCTAAACCTAACTGGCCATTGAGCCAAGATATATGTTACTACTGTAAGCTTCCGGGGCATGTGAGCCGCGATTGTACTCTGAAGGCTCAGCTGCAGGCTGCCAAGGTTACTGCTCAAGGAAGTCATATTACTCAGACTCGACGGCCGAAGGGACCACAGAAGACGCAGAGCACTCCACATCAGCAGAGTATACCACCTTCTCAGGCATAGGTATACCATATCCAGAGTCAGCAGTACCCAGCATTACCTGTGGCTATGCAGTATTCCTCGGCTGTCCCGTCACATCAGATGCATCTGGCACATCAGTATTTTCCGCGCGCCACCTAGCTCTTGTCCGGTGATCCAGTCTCAGCAGTTAGCTACTACTCCATCAGCACAGTTTCAGACTGGCACTGAGATGTCGCCCGCATGCACGGAGGCAGGACGGGTTTATGCTATTACTCGAGAGGAGGCACAACGGGCCGAGGGATCAGTCTTTCGGGGTATGATTACTGTTTATTCTTTTCCTGTTGAATTATTGATAGATATTGGTAGTTCTCATTCTTTCATTTCTCAGATATTTCTGAGTAAGATTTGTAGATTACCGGTTTGTCGGACTCATACATTAGCGGTATctttaccctcgggagagatactaAATATCAGTCAGGAGATTAGAGATTGTCCATTGGATTTCGAGGGTCAGACCCTTATGGTGGACTTACAGATTTTGGATATGTTAGAAtttgatatcattttgggtatggactgGTTGGCCATATATTATGCTACTGTCGATTGCAGCGCGAGAGTAGTTACATTTAGACCTCCGGGTCTACCATCCTGGGTATTCATAGGTACCAAGGATGAGGGGATTTCTGTCATCTCAGCAATGCAAGCTCAGAGATTATTGTCTCAAGGATGTCAGGGGTATTTGTTATCTATGATTAAGATTGATCAGGATCATACCACACAGCTTTCTGACATTCCTATAGTTCGGGAGTATCCTGACGTGTTTCCAGAAGAATTACCCGACTTGCCCCCaaaaaggcaagtggagttcacgATTGAGTTAATTCCGGGGACAGCACCGGTATCAAAGGCTCCGTATCGCATGACACCTAAAGAATTGGAGGAGCTAAAAGTACAATTACAGGAGTTGCTGGATAGAGGGTTTATCCGTCCTTGTgtgtctccatggggagctccggtactctttgtgaaaaagaaggatggatcgATGAGATTATGCATCGACTAtcgacagctgaatgcagtgactattaaGAACAAATATCCACTGCCACGTATAGAGGATCTGTTTGATCAGCTCAAGAATACTTGTGTGTATTCAAAGATTGATCTGCGCTCTGgctatcatcagctcagtgtgaggGATTCAGATATACAGAAGACAACCTTCCGTACTCGTTATGGATActatgagttcttggtaatgccatttgggcttaccaatgctccagcagttttCATGGATATGATGAATAGGGTATTTCTTGAGTTCTTGGATCAGTTCatgattgtgttcatcgatgacattttgataTATTATCGATCTGAAGAAGAGCATGGGCGACATCTTCGTATAGTATTGGAGACGCTCTAGCGAGAACGTCTCTATGCAAaattcagcaaatgtgcattctggttatcttcTGTGGGTTTTCTAGGACATATTGTTTCTAGCAGTGGTATATCAGTAGACCCACAAAAGATAGAAGCTGTTAacagttgggagcagccaaacTCTGTACATGAAATTCGTAGCtttcttggtttagctgggtattaccgGAGATTTGTAGAGGGTTTCTCTAGCATAGCTTTGCCTTTGACTCGGTTGACCAGGAAAGGGGTGAAGTTTTGCTGGACAGAGTCTTGCGAGATGAGTTTTCAGGAACTTAAGCGAAGACTCATTTCTGCACCTATACTAGTACTTCCTTTTAGAGATGATGGCTTCGTGCTTTATACAGATGCATCATTACAGGGGTTAGGCACAGTACTCATGCAGCATGGACGGGTAGTTTCTTATGTCTCACGTCAgttgaaagagcatgagaagaattatccaatgcatgacctggagttagcagcTATTATATATGCACTGAAAATCTAGAGACATCATCTATATAGGATTACCTTTGAGATATtcacggatcataagagtcttaagtaTGTATCTACTCAGAAAGAATTGAACTTAagacagagaagatggatggaattcttgaaggactatgactgtacgatcaactaccacccagggaaagctaacgtGGTAGCTGATGCGTTGAGTAGGAAATCCCGAGGAGTTCTGGCATGTCACCGTGTGATGGTTACCGAATTGGTACAGAAATTTTCTGAGTTGGGATTAGTAGAGCAGGGTCAGACTGAGCGGGGTATTCTGTTATCTATGGTTGCCCAGTCACCCATTGTAGAGAGGATTAAAGAAGCTCAGGCTACAGATCAGCATCTGCAGTTTTTATGTAGCAGAATTATTCCAGGACAACATACAGGGTTTTCTTGCGATGGAAATGGAATTCTGTATTTCCAggggagactgtggaatttattaaaataaatctctctcccacttagttatttaaggtgaggaattttaaactatcctagcatacatcacatgcacacacatcacagtaaataaaagcaataaatatggaaatttatttttcaactattatggcctttttccatcactgtcttccgtgtgctccaaccctagctgctgccatctttagccaccgccatcgggtcgagtcgtcgcatccatcttgcttcttattccgctgcgcctctggtgctccaaaagtaccacgcctcgcaagaaacCGATCCGCGACAaagatagaattttacatatatcgatcctatattccacgagggaatgtacatataatctagattgaaaataaaattctaaaatcctagggctaatacagctcctactgtattagttacatacaatcatgcacacacaaaataatgcccttgacatgtccaagggtccaatcacacacaatatctataagtcataatagttggagcctgtaaccacaaagttagcacatcctactattattctgcctaaattatgtatgacatgtgcataacctaatttgaaaaccaaacacacagagacaaaccctagctctgataccaattgttggttagttctaggaaaacgtaccggttccactgtaaaattttttttgtacaagtgtcgaacctttccttaaataacctattgtgttctttagaagttaaattaggaatcacagacggaacttaacatcattgattccaaatttaacttatttgttcttaatggtttagatttgaatcacaagcggaacttaacactattgattcaaatccacctatgttattaattccattaaatattaatttccaaaattgacttccaggactgcatggcgaggcacatggctttcttggatatgggagcaaccaccaccgcctagacaaagccttttaaggaaagataatatttaatttccttttataactctaggctaaccaaaaagaacaatcaaatcacaaattcaaaaaataaaagaaaagaaaaacaacctcgaaacaaatccgaaaactctataatcatatgtctcttgtgtttggtatttccaaaaataactatgcaaagaaaactagtatgatgcggaaaacaattactagttatacctttctttgtaagcaaaaataacctcttgatcttctaccgtattcctcttctaacctcggacgttgtgtgggcaacgatcttccgagatgagaaccaccaagcaccttcttcttccttctaagtttcggccaccaagagctcctccaaagatgaagaggttcggccaccaccaagctccaagggatgctagaaatatcgcctccttttctctccttcttctctaagcaagatctggccaccacaaggactccaaggatgagatgaggttcggccacaagatggagaagagagaaagaggaggggccgggcacacccaaggagaaaaataatagagtcgttcgccatgaagacacctctaccccctcttttataatccttggtcttggcaaataaggaaatttaaataaaaaacttccttaattatttttccatgaaaaggaaaatttatttaattaaaaataattttcttctcattaaacattatggccgaccacattaatctccaaaacaaggagagttttaattaacacaagaattaaaactttctaatttgtctccggaaatttataaaaatttctccaataatttttcccctttatggtggattataaaaaggaaattttataaattaaaatctttcttttaaacatgtggatgatttccaaaaaggaaagttatctctaaaaattaaaatctcctttcaatctacaaataaggaaagatatcaaatcttttcttaatcttttgtagaaacttataaaagagaatatttaatttttaaactctcttttaaatcatgaacatgattaaaaaagaaaagtgttctcaaaattaaaatatacctttcaatctacaaataaagaaagatttcaaatcttttcttaatcttttgtagaaagctataaaaagaaagatttaaattttaaactctattttaaaaccatggaatccacataagaaaaatttataaataaaatcctttttaatataatgtggccgaccacatcatgcttgggctccaagcaattggccgaccaccttaaggctcaacctttaggcttggccggccctaagcttgagtttcaagcttggcttggccggcccctataggttgggtaagaaggtgggtatgtggtgggtataaatctctatatacaagaggctacgatagggaccgaaaggaggaattggttttgatctcccgatgaaattaagcttcccgtgttcgccccgaacacacaacttaattctatcaataataattcattccactaaagaactattattgaactaccgcaccaatcccaaattacattttgggctccttcttattatgagtgtgttagtctccctgtatttaagatgtcgaatgtccactaattaaatgagttactgacaactcacttaattaatatcttagtccaagagtagtaccactcaaccttatcgtcatgtcggactaagtccacctgcagagtttaacatgacaatccttatgagctcctcttggggatattatcaacctagatcactaggacacagtttccttctataatcaacaacacacactataagtgatatcgtttcccaacttatcaagcttattgatttatcgaactaaatctcacccattgataaattaaagaaataaatatcaaatatatgtgcttgttcgGGCATTGATGCCTTCCGATTTTGaggactataaatctcctttcgtttctctaggataactcacaaataagtgaactcctgcccaacttatcagtgtctctcatgtgctagaccacccaaatccgaatatgcttcagactaggcttacgcccattctgcaattctatgggagtagagagttctgacttagaaggtactatgttcacttccatttccagtgtatatccttaaaacgaatttggtaattttctgaataactcatcatcgatctaattattccataagagcctcataccttctttccactgcaccattctgttggggtgtaccagatgcagttagttgggattgaatcccttcttctgataagtgactcctaaattctcccaagaggtactcgccactacgatattaccatagtgacttgatacttttactttgacatttctccacatcagtcttgcactctttgaactaatcaaaagcacttagtcttgcggtgcatcaagtaaatgtatctatatctcaaatagttgtctataaaatagacaaaatattcgaacctacctcttgtctggatagtcataggaccacacaaatcagaatgaactaattccaacacatcctcggctctataccccttagacttaaaagtttcttggttatttttccttcaagtaagactcgcaggttggaaagatttccactaccaatgaacccaagagttcattgattattatcctttgaatcctactcaagttaatacaacctagccttagactaccaaggatgtgattggttcattttcgaaggttgctttctcttattaaagttagaagatgtgttactaattttcatttattacattgtaggagttattggatttataaattgtcaaccaacataccagaacagatatctttcctattttcttgataacaactttgttatcaaaatagacacaatatctattctttaataatttagaaaccgaaatcaggttctttctaaacttagtacgtaaagacaatttctgaaaatccatattttattcctatcagaggataagcatctcccactgcaacagctaccacttttgcagcagtgcccatgtagacggtgacttccccttcatatagttatcgggtttcctggaacctctgcaataaattgcagacatgatcaatgactcccgtatctacacaccaggtaccggtagataacaccactaatcatgtattaactaatgaatgaaatatacccattttgttcttagttctaagaggacaatctacctaaatgtccaagtcctatttctaatcaatacaattgggactactaagtctattatatagtataacaactaggggattgacaaacattttaaatcctaagaatcacaaaattatttggtcaagaccaacaccttaaaatccccatgaattttgtatgccacgatagtgtggacgtatacaaaatcaaaaaggagattttatccattaattttattatctcgccaactttactttatgacgaataaaattaatagttgatctatctttgatcaaatatttggtcaaaacttttgaatttaaaataacattgattcctcaaacaatattatttaaattcaccaacacctcaaacaccgtgaattttgcatgccacgatagtgtggacgtatacaaattcaaacatttgttagaggagggttttacccattaattatcttgtcaataagtctttatgacaaataaaattacatcaaacactgtgaattttgtatgccacgatagtgtggacgtatacaaaaccaaacatttgttagagggggtttatccattaattttatttccttgttaaactgacaaataaaattacctcattcaccatgaatttttttttgtatgtcacgatagtgtggacgtatacaaaatctcaagatttgtaagagggggttttaattttattatcttgtcaacctatttttatgacaaattaatagttggttttcttcggtcacacaaataatagcagtgactccgatggagaggatactattagatatgCCTAAGTGTATCCAAGAAAATTAGCAGAGttttttagagttgaaaaaatatttttttggggatttatttttgaaaattagttgTGTtagtaaaataaattatttttgttaattattaaaaatagaatatatttgaaaattatttctaacaaAAATATTATCTTACTGTTGTGAATATATTAGTTGCGTATGTTTTATTTTTCCCAATtctttttgatatgatcaaaatGGCAGAAATAAGTTCAAGTTAAGGGAGAGTTAAGGAAAAATTTAGGGATAGAATATTGAAACTTAGACTCTTTATCCTTGTACTTAAATTCAGTGTATTgtaatattttattctaattaCAACTTCTTTACATAATTATGTTATCGCTATTttgtttaaccctaactttaacttgggttgatgcacatcaaaaagggagagattgtaaatatcccatggtagttttgaagtggtcaaccaagttaagttaggtcctgtgtgtgtttgatccttatgtctaagtgtgcaggagtttaggaatacaagaagtcgagtgaaagacgtagctagtgagaatgaTGGCACGAGAAAAGAGCTAAAGAgcttggtgcatccaagggacgaaatGCTTCGGAAGAGTACACTATTAAATGAGAAGGACGTGTGCGACATTCGAGGGTTGAGAAGtcagggaggaagcctgctcaaggaaaaggtcagagttgggtttgggtgagctcaactccaggTAGCTGGAGCATCATCCACACAAGAAGAGATCAGCGTATGAGAGCTGATATGCCTTTTGttgtatggaaggcgcctttcatagcttagaaggcgccttcgatgaacagtgcgaaggtgccttccagctatagaaggcgccttttaGTAGCTGTTAGCCgtagatagagttttatcctcaatggataaaacttatccaatagaaggtgccttgaaccaTCTTGAAGGTACCTTCAAGCTGCTTATAGAGTTTTCCAAcgactataaaaagacccctgaagttagaaaatatttaacaactcttgtattcatttcctagtattTTCTGAACgtccaacgagtgtaagagacttctccaccttcaaagaaggagtttttttagtgctttcttttacCTTCGATTAACACCCGCCTAGGTTGTAACCATGTAATtttttagtctcttttatttttagttgttcaattgcTTTATTATAATTTTGCTACTAATTTGAGTTAAAAGATTAGAAaaggtttaatttttattttacaagcaattcacccccctcttgctggctcCATTGCACTAACAATTCACTCCCCCTCCCCCTCGCCCTCTAACTCTcatggtcctaacaagtggtaggGAACACAATTAAAGTCTCACAttagaaataaatagaaaaagatCATGTGTTTAAAAGAttaaagatatctctattgatatGAGTCCTTTTGGTTAGattccaaaaataaatccatgagggcataggcctaaagtggataatatcataccatttgGAGTGATCGAATGCTTGAGGAGGGCCCCgtgcaggtcaagagtgactaaaTACTTTAAGGGAAGCCTAAGTAAGTCAAGAGTGACTAGATACTTATGAAAAGGTCTAGAGCAAGTCAATAATGACTAGATCCTTGAGAAGAGGCCTAaagcaagtcaagagtgactggatgctagcaGGGAGGCCCGGAGCAGGTTAAGAGTGAATGATGCTTGCAAGGAGACTCGGAGCAGATTAAGAGTGACCGTGTTGGGGTGTTTCTTTAcgtgttttaaaatttattttcaaaaaacatACAGTGGAAGTAtaataatttcctaaattattacaacatGCATCACACACATCCATAAGAACATACATGTATAGACATAATCACAGAATAAAATATTTGTTTAGGAATTATACCTTCGCATTCGTAATCAAACGTTGAAGAGAGCATTTAGCTAGCCTCATAAGGCTAGCCTCTATTAGTATCAATGTGTCAAGATACCTTTAAGACAACTCTGTGAGCAATGAAGCATGACTTCGATTCGGTACTAGCCAAAGGAAGAAGACGACGTGATCTAAGAGAGAACCCCATGACATGATTTGGTGGGCGGCAACACCGAAATCTACAACAAGGGGAGCTATTGTCCAGGCACAGACGACTACTGGTGGCTGGGGTGTCTACACTAAAATCAAGGGTAAGGGGCATTGACACCAAAATTGTCGAAAAGGGGTGTTAGCGTCGAAATTGACAGCAAGAAGCGTCGATGCCAAAATCAGCGACATGGgaggggggagagagagagagagagggagagagagagaggaggaggaggagacctAAATCCCAAAAGATTGATATATAATTATCTCCCATGGAAGGGTATTAATACATCTCCATATGGGTTTGATAAACAAGATCAAAATCGTACTCATTAAGCCAACCTGATCCATTGCAATAAGCTTGGTTCAAAAACCAaaccaatttgatttaaaaccaAACCAATTTTGATTCTTAACTAAACCAAACCaattttggtttattattaaaccaAAGTGCATCCAACTCTCCTACAAGAGTTGTGCCCCACTTCTACTTTTGTCCCAACAAATATCTTTTATATTTGCCCTTTGTCTGGTTGTACATACTTAATCTCTCTTAATAtgagaatccaattctcaaatttattttacatttttcaaATATTCACATAGTATGTGTGAATCAATAGATTCTTGGTTTATATTGACTATacataattaactattaattatagaTTGATTATGAATGACACCTAATAGTGCATCATGATCtcgaattaataaaaaaattacagtTGATACCAGAACAATTttgaaccctttagcaactataGTTATTAGTGTCTCTgtttctttcactcatcttatacctacTTAGTGTAAGATATGGTTTATGTGTCAGTTCCTTGTCATTCCCCACTAGGCTGATTACATCACACCTAGACCAAGTAATAGTTTCTTGTCCTATGAATTCAAATTATTCAAACATATGTCCAAGAATACCATCCGTTTGACATGTTTTGCTTTGTATACTCAATCATCTAAGACTTGCACCTCCTAGGAGATGATTGACAAAATGTCAAAGTATAAACCtgcatgaccaagatgacttaaaTACCTCAAGTTTAAGAAAACTTGTACTTGAGCtgcaatgagatcttcattgacaaGTAAGGAACCACATGAAGTGTCATAACAGGTGATATCCAATGAACTAATTACCCTTAACCAATATCCACATATTAATTCTTAATATCCCAATATTTCCAGTCAGTGAGGACTGACTATTTGAATAAACAAAGGAACATAATATATACTAGTTTTACATAATTGATGATGTTCAATCTCATCAATTCATTGATTAGAGAATATTTCAATATATTATTTCTCTCATGCCATGTACTGTATTGTGGAGTTCATTAGTTAATTTTAAGATCAAATTATATACATAGAGAATGTACACCTAAATAATGAATTTATTTATCAATTAAATGATGCAATATCTAAGACGATCATCTTAGGACACTCTCAAATATAACAATttggagtaggtcaaggttgattgaatGCTTGGAGAGGTCTATAATAAGTTAAAAGTGACCGGATGCTTGAAGGGATGTTCAAAccataagggtgcgtttggttcaagttatcatgtataaccttggttatgtgattaccaggtaatcacataaccaattgcaaggttatggggaataaaacataaccaaatgttgtttggttcaacctaggtaatgcaacaaaaacttgtttgtttgaaggttttaatgaataccttagtttaatattttaccgtattatcctcagttacaaaatcaactatacataatattattattattatttatttttttaatgtttttttacttttctttttcttgtatattttttttacttttttatgtgtgtttttttattttttttaatgtttttatattttttatattattcatatttatatttttttatttttttacatttttaaaattttaatttttatttatttattttattttttaattttaaatttttttatttttaaaatgtttaaaattttataaattttttatttttaaaatttttaaattttttttaattttaatttttaaatttttttttattttttttaaaaaaa is a window encoding:
- the LOC121982868 gene encoding uncharacterized protein LOC121982868, with product MRDQGFQPQVVSPILPSVVPAPATTPWVRDRARIPLLARSVKDRFTLFHGVPDPSIARSWLGNVEDTFEYLSCTEEEKAELAAYHLRDQADTWWKMQKTLFGDQSITWTLFRDAFERQYFPSPFCMARRQEFLHLKQGDRTVMEYDAEFNRLAEYCPHIIAQESERLDQFTQGLAAYIRIRMSGFTPSTYREALDRALMIEMTQQQVSLEKGKDKQKATSGESYRSSKTGRSSAGSSRPPQKDSSGEPRCFRCGVDGHAKPNWPLSQDICYYCKLPGHVSRDCTLKAQLQAAKVTAQGSHITQTRRPKGPQKTQSTPHQQSIPPSQA